One Gemmatimonas sp. UBA7669 genomic window carries:
- the mraY gene encoding phospho-N-acetylmuramoyl-pentapeptide-transferase, producing the protein MLYALLLPWAREFSELRLLNYITFRAGAAFVTALLVSFVLGPAIIRRLRAMAVHQVVREGTPDTHAGKGTTPTMGGLIILAATFIPVLLWARLSNRYVMLAMFVTAWMGGIGFLDDYLKLQQKRRGEKNRGLVERYKLAGQVICGLGLGTYLLLFPISTLPGASTTLPFFKYVLLVPVTASLAWLYIPWVTFILTGVSNAVNLTDGLDGLSSGLVAIAVTTLGLFAYVLGRKDTSAYLQVFYLLGSGELTVFCAAVVGACIGFLWFNAHPAQVFMGDTGSLALGGAVGAIALLLKSEFLLLFVGAVFFAETVSVILQRSVFKYRKRRYGEEYAKANRVFRRAPLHHHFELLGWPETQVVVRFWILGILCAILALSTLKLR; encoded by the coding sequence GTGCTTTACGCCCTTCTGCTGCCTTGGGCGCGTGAGTTCAGTGAACTCCGCCTGCTCAACTACATCACCTTTCGTGCCGGTGCCGCCTTCGTCACGGCGTTGCTGGTGAGCTTTGTGCTCGGGCCGGCCATCATTCGCCGGTTGCGCGCCATGGCTGTGCATCAGGTGGTGCGCGAAGGCACGCCGGACACCCATGCGGGCAAGGGTACCACGCCCACGATGGGGGGGCTCATCATTCTTGCGGCCACCTTCATTCCGGTGCTGCTGTGGGCAAGGCTGTCCAATCGGTATGTGATGCTGGCCATGTTCGTCACGGCCTGGATGGGTGGCATCGGGTTCCTCGATGACTACCTCAAGCTGCAGCAGAAGCGGCGCGGCGAAAAGAATCGTGGACTCGTCGAGCGCTACAAGCTGGCCGGTCAGGTGATCTGCGGCCTCGGACTCGGTACCTACCTGCTGCTCTTTCCCATTTCCACGCTGCCCGGGGCCAGCACCACGCTCCCGTTCTTCAAGTACGTGCTGCTGGTGCCGGTCACCGCCTCGCTGGCCTGGCTCTACATCCCCTGGGTCACGTTCATTCTCACGGGTGTCAGCAACGCCGTGAACCTCACCGACGGGCTCGACGGGCTGTCGTCGGGTTTGGTGGCCATCGCCGTGACCACGCTGGGCCTCTTTGCGTACGTGCTGGGCCGCAAGGACACGAGTGCCTATCTGCAGGTGTTCTACCTGCTGGGCTCCGGTGAGCTCACCGTGTTCTGCGCGGCGGTGGTCGGCGCCTGCATCGGGTTCCTGTGGTTCAACGCGCATCCGGCGCAGGTCTTCATGGGTGACACCGGGTCGCTGGCGCTCGGCGGCGCCGTGGGCGCCATTGCCCTGCTGCTCAAGAGCGAGTTCCTGCTGCTGTTCGTGGGCGCGGTGTTCTTCGCGGAAACGGTGTCGGTCATTCTGCAGCGCTCGGTATTCAAGTACCGCAAACGTCGCTACGGCGAAGAGTATGCGAAGGCCAATCGTGTCTTCCGACGCGCGCCCCTGCATCATCACTTCGAGCTGCTGGGTTGGCCGGAAACGCAGGTGGTGGTGCGGTTCTGGATCCTTGGTATTCTCTGCGCCATACTGGCGCTGAGCACCCTCAAGCTGCGCTGA
- a CDS encoding FtsW/RodA/SpoVE family cell cycle protein, with amino-acid sequence MTDFTASMPAPVASSGPATHTRGQNLAGTRERWRMSLEARALVLVTAALVAVGLAVLYSASALQAVSENRAGHYYVLRQAVGVALGAIAFVVLAKVDAERFKALAWPIMIVSLILMAAVFLPGMNRGNIGGSRRYLLGGSLQPSEFAKFAVLIWTPMLLVKKGERVRELGKGIMPFVVVIGALVVLALLEPDISVAITYCVLMAVLLFVGGARLAHFMLFGVVGLMLIGVEAARNPYIRNRVQTYLAVGQSTEAPPDNPRDQQYQSLVAVGSGGLLGVGFSQGNQQRGWLPLAFNDFIGSIVGEELGFVGLAGVTVAFALYGWLGFRIARQARSPFLALVAIGLTFTTVFTAFVHLGVVIRLLPNTGLTLPFVSYGRSNLLLTLAMTGILVNIGSQRERVYGVTATDPLTPGGA; translated from the coding sequence ATGACCGATTTCACGGCCAGCATGCCGGCGCCGGTGGCTTCATCCGGTCCTGCAACACACACCCGCGGCCAGAACCTCGCGGGCACACGCGAGCGCTGGCGCATGTCCCTCGAAGCGCGCGCGCTCGTACTGGTGACGGCGGCGCTGGTGGCGGTGGGCTTGGCGGTGCTCTACAGCGCGTCGGCGCTGCAGGCGGTTTCGGAGAACCGCGCCGGACACTACTACGTCCTGCGGCAGGCCGTGGGCGTGGCGCTCGGCGCGATTGCCTTTGTGGTACTGGCCAAGGTCGATGCCGAGCGATTCAAGGCGCTGGCCTGGCCCATCATGATTGTGTCGCTGATCCTCATGGCCGCGGTGTTTCTGCCGGGCATGAATCGCGGCAACATCGGTGGCTCGCGTCGTTACCTGTTGGGTGGCTCACTGCAACCCTCGGAGTTTGCCAAGTTTGCGGTGCTCATCTGGACACCCATGCTGCTCGTGAAGAAAGGCGAGCGCGTGCGCGAACTGGGCAAGGGCATCATGCCCTTTGTCGTGGTCATCGGTGCACTGGTGGTGCTTGCCTTGCTCGAACCCGACATCAGTGTGGCCATCACGTACTGCGTGCTCATGGCCGTGCTGCTGTTTGTCGGTGGCGCGCGTCTCGCACACTTCATGCTGTTTGGTGTGGTGGGTCTCATGCTCATTGGCGTGGAGGCCGCACGAAATCCCTACATCCGCAATCGTGTGCAGACCTACCTCGCGGTGGGGCAGAGCACCGAGGCACCGCCCGACAATCCGCGCGACCAGCAGTATCAGTCGCTTGTGGCGGTGGGATCGGGCGGCCTGCTGGGTGTGGGCTTCAGTCAGGGCAATCAGCAACGCGGGTGGCTGCCGCTGGCCTTCAACGACTTCATCGGCTCCATCGTGGGTGAGGAGCTGGGCTTTGTGGGACTCGCCGGCGTCACCGTGGCCTTTGCACTTTATGGCTGGCTGGGCTTTCGCATCGCACGGCAGGCGCGGAGTCCGTTTCTTGCGCTGGTGGCCATTGGCCTCACCTTCACCACGGTGTTCACGGCCTTCGTGCATCTGGGGGTGGTGATTCGGCTGTTGCCCAACACCGGTCTCACCTTGCCGTTCGTGTCGTACGGGCGTTCCAATCTGCTGCTCACCCTGGCCATGACGGGCATTCTGGTCAACATCGGCAGCCAACGTGAGCGCGTATACGGGGTGACGGCCACGGACCCCCTCACTCCCGGTGGCGCGTGA
- the murC gene encoding UDP-N-acetylmuramate--L-alanine ligase: MTSSSSPHSEPQASHTALLLDAEDQRPVHFIGIAGAGMSALAELLARRGVRVQGTDANPDGAPDLQRLGIAVTAHDASRVAAARAVVYSSAIPSAHAEMQAARDAGRPLVRRAEALAAAVSGGTLVGIAGTHGKTTTTVMTTEALAAAGLAPTGVVGGRVERWQGNLHLGGPTYVVEADEYDRSFLALAVDVAVVLNVEADHLDIYRDLDDISRTFEQYCSPARVVVRCADDEGAMQLRVASSREVIAYSATVPGTDPSPHARDARLVAHDLVLDAAGSRFTVRFDDEAVGEVQLAVPGVHNVRNALAALGAGLALGARVRDMAPGLAAFRGVERRFQRLGSAAGVEVVDDYAHHPTEVAATLAAARHSFPGRRLVLAFQPHLYSRTRDLQREFAEALSAADALFLCDIYGARETPEPGVSSALIAQRVTGDMLRWSGPRADVAAALTDFVREGDVVLTMGAGDITRSGPELLARLCGSTPQPS; encoded by the coding sequence GTGACCTCGTCCTCTTCGCCACACTCCGAACCCCAGGCTTCGCACACGGCCCTGCTGCTCGATGCAGAGGACCAGCGCCCGGTGCACTTCATCGGCATTGCGGGCGCCGGCATGAGCGCGCTGGCCGAACTGCTCGCCCGTCGTGGTGTGCGTGTGCAGGGCACGGACGCCAATCCCGATGGCGCGCCGGATCTGCAGCGGCTTGGCATTGCGGTCACGGCACATGACGCGTCGCGCGTGGCGGCGGCGCGCGCGGTGGTGTACTCGTCGGCCATACCTTCGGCGCACGCCGAAATGCAGGCCGCCCGCGACGCCGGTCGGCCGTTGGTGCGGCGCGCCGAGGCGCTGGCCGCCGCGGTGAGCGGCGGCACGCTGGTGGGCATTGCCGGCACACATGGCAAGACCACCACGACCGTCATGACCACCGAGGCACTGGCCGCAGCGGGTCTGGCCCCCACCGGTGTCGTCGGTGGCCGCGTCGAGCGCTGGCAGGGCAACCTGCATCTCGGTGGCCCAACCTATGTGGTGGAAGCCGACGAGTACGACCGCTCATTCCTCGCGTTGGCGGTGGACGTCGCGGTGGTGCTCAATGTCGAGGCTGATCATCTCGACATCTACCGCGATCTCGACGACATCTCCCGCACCTTCGAGCAGTATTGCTCACCGGCGCGCGTCGTGGTGCGCTGCGCCGACGACGAGGGGGCCATGCAACTGCGTGTGGCCAGCAGTCGCGAAGTCATTGCCTACAGCGCCACGGTGCCGGGCACGGATCCGTCGCCGCACGCCCGCGATGCCAGGCTCGTGGCCCACGATCTGGTGCTCGATGCCGCGGGCTCGCGCTTTACGGTGCGCTTTGACGACGAGGCGGTGGGCGAGGTGCAACTGGCCGTACCTGGTGTGCACAACGTCCGCAATGCGCTGGCGGCGCTGGGCGCGGGGCTCGCGCTTGGTGCGCGCGTGCGTGACATGGCACCGGGCCTTGCGGCATTTCGCGGGGTGGAGCGTCGCTTCCAGCGACTGGGCAGTGCGGCCGGTGTGGAGGTGGTAGACGACTATGCGCATCACCCCACCGAGGTGGCGGCCACCCTCGCCGCCGCGCGGCACAGCTTCCCGGGTCGTCGCCTCGTGCTCGCGTTTCAACCGCATCTCTACTCGCGCACGCGCGATCTGCAGCGCGAGTTCGCCGAGGCACTTTCGGCGGCCGACGCATTGTTCCTCTGCGACATCTATGGCGCGCGAGAAACGCCGGAGCCGGGCGTGAGTTCCGCGCTCATTGCGCAGCGGGTGACGGGCGACATGCTGCGTTGGAGCGGCCCGCGCGCCGACGTGGCCGCGGCGCTCACCGACTTTGTGCGCGAGGGCGACGTGGTGCTCACCATGGGTGCGGGGGACATCACGCGCAGCGGACCGGAGTTGCTGGCCCGTCTTTGTGGTTCGACCCCGCAGCCGTCCTGA
- the ftsA gene encoding cell division protein FtsA encodes MTSEPIVAALDIGTAYTTALVAAVHGDVPRAPRLKVLGVGHTRTMGLRRGMVSDIEEATRSIRAAVEEATHLAGVAADGLFVGIAGEHVRAMTSSGVVAISGHEITRPDVERVNEVARAMAIPQDRELLHAIPQEYRVDKVDGIRDPVGMIGTRLETEMYLVTIGSSPAMNLRKAIERAGYRTRELVLEPLASALAVLTEEEKELGVVLVELGAGTTDLAVFHEGKIRHLGTIPFGGQTVTSDLVQGLGITQHDAEQIKDAYGCAYEPLIDPQQVIAMPASGAHGERHISRELMTHIIHQRMDEIFEKAQREVHQAGFTGRLNGGVVLTGGGASLEGIRELAADVFGLGVRIGVPGAKLDGLVENVTQPQFATAVGLALYGAHREALGGVVARKGGRPGASVDKLASRVKTWLQDFF; translated from the coding sequence ATGACATCCGAACCCATCGTCGCCGCCCTCGACATCGGCACCGCCTACACCACCGCCCTCGTGGCGGCGGTTCACGGCGATGTGCCGCGTGCCCCGCGCCTCAAGGTGCTGGGTGTGGGGCACACGCGCACCATGGGCCTCAGGCGCGGCATGGTGTCGGACATCGAGGAGGCGACACGCTCCATTCGCGCGGCGGTTGAAGAAGCCACGCATCTGGCCGGTGTCGCCGCCGACGGACTGTTTGTAGGCATTGCCGGCGAGCATGTGCGGGCCATGACCTCGTCGGGTGTGGTGGCCATCAGTGGTCACGAGATCACGCGGCCCGACGTGGAGCGTGTCAACGAAGTCGCGCGCGCCATGGCCATTCCCCAGGATCGCGAGCTGCTGCACGCCATTCCGCAGGAGTATCGCGTGGACAAGGTCGATGGCATCCGCGATCCCGTGGGCATGATCGGCACCCGCCTCGAGACGGAGATGTATCTCGTCACCATTGGCAGCTCGCCGGCCATGAACCTGCGCAAGGCCATCGAGCGCGCGGGCTATCGCACGCGTGAGCTGGTGCTCGAGCCGCTGGCCAGCGCGCTGGCCGTGCTCACCGAGGAAGAAAAGGAGCTCGGTGTTGTGCTCGTGGAGCTGGGCGCCGGCACCACCGATCTCGCCGTGTTCCATGAAGGCAAGATCCGGCATCTCGGCACCATCCCCTTTGGTGGGCAGACCGTCACCAGCGATCTCGTGCAGGGCCTGGGCATCACGCAGCATGACGCCGAGCAGATCAAGGATGCGTATGGCTGCGCGTATGAGCCGCTAATCGATCCGCAGCAGGTCATTGCCATGCCCGCGTCAGGCGCACACGGTGAGCGGCACATTTCGCGCGAGCTCATGACGCACATCATTCACCAGCGCATGGACGAGATCTTCGAGAAGGCCCAGCGCGAGGTGCATCAGGCGGGTTTCACGGGCCGCCTGAACGGGGGCGTCGTCCTCACCGGCGGTGGCGCGTCACTCGAAGGCATTCGCGAACTCGCGGCCGATGTGTTCGGTCTCGGTGTGCGCATCGGCGTGCCCGGTGCCAAGCTCGATGGTCTGGTGGAAAACGTCACGCAGCCGCAGTTCGCCACGGCCGTTGGCCTCGCGCTATACGGTGCACACCGCGAGGCACTCGGCGGTGTGGTGGCCCGCAAGGGCGGGCGGCCCGGCGCGAGTGTGGACAAGCTGGCGTCACGTGTGAAGACCTGGTTGCAGGACTTCTTCTGA
- a CDS encoding cell division protein FtsQ/DivIB, with protein MQGVALLSGLAAVVGSPWWGPRALSQLDFFHVRRVEMEGVRYARTGELLALLDVDTLQSVWQPLAPLALRLEGHPLVLTALVERRLPGTLHVRLTEREPVALVERKGQPLTPADARGHLLPIDPVRTPMDVPIASAPDSALLHLLGGLRASAPSIYRRVARAAAVGTTEFRLQLDSVTVRTPRNVTVARVRDILPVEADLARNRLRVVELDLRFRDQVIARQP; from the coding sequence GTGCAAGGGGTCGCGCTGCTGTCGGGGCTGGCCGCGGTCGTGGGCAGTCCGTGGTGGGGCCCGCGCGCGCTGTCACAGCTCGACTTCTTCCACGTGCGGCGCGTCGAGATGGAGGGCGTGCGCTACGCGCGCACGGGCGAGCTGCTGGCGTTGCTCGATGTGGACACGCTGCAATCCGTGTGGCAGCCGCTGGCGCCACTCGCGCTGCGTCTGGAAGGACATCCGCTGGTACTCACGGCGCTGGTGGAGCGCCGCTTGCCGGGCACCCTGCACGTTCGCCTGACCGAGCGGGAGCCGGTGGCTCTGGTAGAGCGGAAGGGCCAGCCCCTCACACCGGCGGACGCGCGCGGGCACCTGCTGCCCATCGATCCCGTGCGCACCCCGATGGATGTGCCGATTGCCTCGGCCCCCGATAGCGCCCTGCTGCATCTTTTGGGAGGGCTGAGGGCATCGGCGCCGTCCATTTACCGGCGTGTGGCCCGTGCCGCGGCGGTCGGAACGACCGAATTCCGTCTGCAGCTCGATTCAGTGACAGTCCGGACTCCGCGCAACGTGACCGTGGCACGTGTCCGGGACATATTACCCGTGGAAGCAGATCTCGCACGCAACCGGTTGCGTGTGGTGGAGCTCGATCTGCGTTTCCGTGACCAGGTGATTGCCAGACAGCCATGA
- the murD gene encoding UDP-N-acetylmuramoyl-L-alanine--D-glutamate ligase, whose product MTPSPNAPANWTAAALASHVARLLVMREGEFAVIGLGRSGEAVARLLRRAQVAVYASDKSITSATQEAAGRLGREGAAVDVGTHDLARIARASCVVVSPGVPPSAPPLEAARAAGVPIVSEVEIALRLSPALQYIAVTGTNGKTTTTAMIGALLRALGHDAVDVGNIGTPVSDLPLQEPAPRWAALELSSFQLADTPGVQPNVGVLTTLSPDHLDRYASVADYYADKKRLFANATSASRWVTTADNADVDAMVEGIPGQWARFSVRRRDVEAWYDRETDQLQVLGAPLMSRQSLALDGDHNVANALAALLAVMLASPAHQTPQARQQLAAALMAFRPLSHRLEPVGEAHGVRWLNDSKATNVASALVAIQGMTRPTVLLLGGRHKGEPYTALLPALAQHARAVLAYGEAAPIIAADLEHALREQAPAVTFADLRDASFHEVVAQARALAQPGDVILLSPACSSFDMFRNYEERGRRFAELAQEMA is encoded by the coding sequence ATGACTCCATCCCCCAACGCGCCAGCGAATTGGACTGCGGCGGCCCTCGCCTCACACGTCGCGCGTCTGTTGGTGATGCGTGAGGGCGAGTTCGCCGTCATCGGCCTTGGACGAAGTGGGGAGGCGGTGGCGCGCTTGCTGCGACGCGCGCAGGTCGCGGTGTATGCGTCGGACAAGAGCATCACGTCTGCCACGCAGGAAGCCGCCGGCCGCCTGGGCCGGGAAGGGGCCGCGGTCGACGTGGGGACGCATGATCTCGCGCGCATAGCCCGCGCGTCCTGCGTGGTGGTGAGTCCCGGCGTGCCGCCGTCAGCCCCGCCGCTCGAAGCGGCGCGGGCGGCGGGTGTGCCCATTGTGAGTGAGGTGGAGATCGCGCTCCGTCTCTCGCCGGCGCTGCAGTACATCGCCGTCACGGGCACCAACGGCAAGACCACCACCACGGCCATGATTGGCGCGCTGCTGCGGGCGTTGGGCCATGACGCCGTCGACGTGGGCAACATCGGCACGCCGGTCTCCGACTTGCCGCTCCAGGAGCCGGCACCCAGGTGGGCGGCGCTCGAACTGTCCTCGTTTCAGCTGGCCGACACCCCGGGTGTGCAGCCCAATGTCGGCGTGCTCACCACGCTCAGCCCTGATCATCTCGACCGCTACGCGAGCGTGGCCGACTACTACGCCGACAAGAAGCGGCTCTTTGCCAATGCCACGTCGGCCTCGCGCTGGGTCACCACCGCCGACAACGCGGACGTGGACGCGATGGTGGAGGGCATTCCCGGGCAGTGGGCGCGCTTTTCGGTACGGCGCCGCGACGTGGAGGCCTGGTATGATCGCGAAACCGATCAGTTGCAGGTGCTGGGCGCTCCTCTCATGTCGCGCCAGTCACTCGCGCTCGACGGCGATCACAACGTGGCCAATGCATTGGCGGCGCTGCTCGCGGTCATGCTGGCCAGCCCCGCGCATCAGACGCCGCAGGCGCGTCAGCAACTGGCCGCCGCCCTCATGGCCTTCAGGCCGTTGTCGCATCGGTTGGAGCCGGTCGGCGAGGCGCATGGTGTGCGTTGGCTCAACGACTCCAAGGCCACCAATGTGGCCTCGGCCCTTGTGGCGATCCAGGGCATGACGCGTCCCACGGTGCTGCTGCTGGGAGGGCGACACAAGGGCGAACCCTACACCGCGTTGCTGCCGGCGCTGGCGCAGCATGCGCGCGCGGTGCTGGCCTACGGTGAGGCGGCGCCAATCATTGCCGCCGACCTCGAGCATGCGCTGCGCGAACAGGCGCCAGCGGTGACCTTCGCCGATCTGCGCGATGCCAGCTTCCACGAGGTGGTGGCGCAGGCGCGCGCGTTGGCCCAGCCCGGTGACGTGATCCTGCTTTCACCAGCGTGCTCGAGCTTCGACATGTTCCGCAACTACGAGGAACGTGGACGTCGCTTTGCGGAGTTGGCGCAGGAGATGGCATGA
- a CDS encoding class I SAM-dependent methyltransferase, which translates to MHAPVFDPNTLDALIGRAVSDLSAAHGGVMVSIGFKLGLYKVMAGAGPLTSAEVATRAGCAERYVREWLNSQVAGGYVNYHAISGTYEMSPEQALVMADPDSPAYMTPAWQVTASMWRDEAKTLQAFRTGAGVSWGDHDDALYCGVASFYRNAYRANLIPVWLPALDGVVGQLERGIRVADVGCGYGHSTLLMAQAFPNSRFHGIDGHAPSVAEATRLADEAGLADRVTFSVGAASSFAGADYGLVCFFDALHDMGDPLAAVRHAHSVLAPDGTVMLVEPFANDRTEDNISPVARLYYSASVSLCCAHAISDGGALVLGAQAGEARLADVFRKAGFTHFRRAHASPFNLVLEARK; encoded by the coding sequence ATGCACGCTCCGGTCTTCGATCCCAACACACTCGACGCGCTCATCGGTCGCGCCGTCAGCGACCTGTCTGCCGCCCATGGCGGCGTCATGGTGAGCATAGGCTTCAAGCTCGGACTCTACAAGGTCATGGCGGGCGCCGGTCCCCTGACCTCCGCCGAGGTGGCCACGCGCGCCGGCTGCGCCGAACGCTATGTGCGCGAATGGCTGAACTCGCAGGTGGCAGGCGGCTACGTGAACTACCATGCCATCAGCGGCACGTACGAAATGTCGCCGGAACAGGCACTCGTCATGGCCGACCCGGACAGTCCGGCGTACATGACGCCTGCCTGGCAGGTGACGGCCAGCATGTGGCGTGATGAGGCCAAGACGCTGCAGGCCTTTCGCACCGGAGCCGGTGTCTCGTGGGGCGACCATGATGACGCGCTGTACTGCGGTGTGGCCTCGTTCTATCGCAACGCGTACCGGGCCAACCTGATTCCCGTGTGGTTGCCGGCTCTGGATGGCGTGGTCGGACAGCTCGAGCGCGGGATACGCGTGGCCGACGTCGGTTGCGGCTACGGCCACAGCACGCTGCTGATGGCGCAGGCCTTTCCGAACTCGCGCTTTCATGGCATCGACGGGCACGCGCCCTCGGTGGCCGAAGCGACACGTCTCGCCGATGAAGCGGGGCTCGCCGATCGGGTCACCTTCAGCGTGGGAGCGGCCTCGAGTTTTGCGGGAGCGGACTACGGCCTGGTGTGCTTCTTCGACGCGCTGCACGACATGGGCGACCCACTCGCGGCCGTCCGTCACGCCCACTCCGTGCTGGCCCCCGACGGCACGGTGATGCTGGTGGAACCGTTCGCGAACGATCGCACAGAGGACAACATTTCGCCGGTTGCCCGTCTGTACTACTCGGCGTCGGTGTCCCTCTGCTGCGCACACGCCATCAGCGATGGCGGCGCGCTGGTGCTCGGCGCACAGGCGGGAGAAGCACGCCTGGCCGATGTGTTCCGGAAGGCGGGCTTCACGCACTTCCGTCGGGCGCACGCGTCCCCGTTCAATCTGGTGCTCGAGGCGCGGAAGTAG
- a CDS encoding UDP-N-acetylglucosamine--N-acetylmuramyl-(pentapeptide) pyrophosphoryl-undecaprenol N-acetylglucosamine transferase, translating into MSAAGPLVLFAGGGTGGHLYPGLAIARALVREAPGVRPFFIGAQRGIERDVLPTTEFPHQLLPLHPLYRKQPWNNWRTVLGGVQAWRALTQLTRNDRPAAVVGTGGYAAGVALAWARARGIPTFLHEPDSHPGLTTRVFARGAQGVFLGFPEASAQLTAAAPGAVYPLGCPIDEPPANHEARALARAAARAEWGLPDEAFVVLVMGGSQGARAINEVVDQWIARGLPRGVALIWSTGRAQAAAYLHRESEAVKVRPYLAPIAQAYAAADVALGRAGAMSIAELCAWGLPMLLVPLPTAAQDHQTFNARATAAAGAGVMLRQSDLSVDALSAQIALWQQDTTLLARMRESAQARARPTAARDIARTLRRLLQLAG; encoded by the coding sequence GTGAGCGCGGCGGGTCCACTGGTGCTGTTCGCGGGTGGTGGAACGGGCGGGCATCTCTATCCCGGTCTGGCCATTGCCCGCGCGCTCGTGCGTGAGGCGCCTGGTGTGCGCCCGTTCTTCATTGGCGCACAGCGCGGCATCGAGCGCGACGTGCTGCCCACCACGGAGTTCCCGCATCAGCTGCTGCCGCTGCATCCGCTTTATCGCAAGCAGCCGTGGAACAACTGGCGCACGGTGCTGGGTGGCGTGCAGGCCTGGCGCGCCCTTACGCAGCTCACGCGCAACGATCGGCCGGCGGCCGTGGTGGGAACCGGTGGATATGCTGCGGGTGTGGCGCTGGCCTGGGCCCGCGCGCGGGGCATTCCCACCTTTCTGCACGAGCCGGACAGTCATCCCGGCCTCACCACGCGGGTGTTTGCGCGAGGCGCTCAGGGTGTGTTTCTCGGCTTTCCCGAGGCGTCAGCGCAGCTCACGGCCGCGGCGCCGGGTGCCGTCTATCCACTGGGCTGCCCCATCGACGAACCGCCCGCCAACCATGAGGCGCGTGCGCTCGCGCGTGCTGCGGCGCGTGCCGAATGGGGACTGCCGGACGAGGCGTTTGTCGTGCTCGTCATGGGCGGCAGTCAGGGCGCACGGGCCATCAACGAAGTCGTCGATCAATGGATCGCGCGCGGTCTGCCGCGCGGCGTTGCGCTCATCTGGTCCACTGGTCGAGCGCAGGCGGCGGCGTATCTGCATCGCGAGTCGGAGGCGGTGAAGGTGCGTCCGTATCTGGCGCCCATTGCACAGGCCTATGCGGCCGCCGATGTGGCCTTGGGGCGCGCGGGCGCCATGTCTATTGCAGAACTCTGCGCCTGGGGACTGCCAATGCTGCTGGTGCCGCTGCCAACGGCCGCGCAGGATCACCAAACGTTCAACGCGAGGGCGACTGCAGCGGCGGGTGCCGGTGTGATGCTGCGGCAATCCGACTTGAGCGTCGACGCGCTGTCCGCGCAGATCGCGTTGTGGCAGCAGGACACCACGCTTCTCGCGCGCATGCGTGAATCCGCACAGGCGCGGGCGCGGCCTACCGCGGCGCGCGATATTGCCCGTACACTCCGTCGCCTGCTGCAGCTGGCCGGCTGA